From the genome of Planctomycetota bacterium:
CAACTTTTCCGGGCGGGGTGCATCCGCCGACCGACAAGCGGACGGCCGACAAGGCCACCGAGACGCTGCCGGTGCCGGAGCGGCTCGTGGTGCCGATGGCCCAGAACCTGGGCGCGCCCGCCAAGCCCGTCGTCCAGAAGGGCGAGACGGTCAAGCGCGGCCAACGAATCGGCGAAGCGGACGGCTTCATCTCCGCCTCGGTCCACGCCCCGACGTCCGGGACCGTCACGGGCATCGAAT
Proteins encoded in this window:
- a CDS encoding electron transport complex subunit RsxC, whose amino-acid sequence is MGKATFPGGVHPPTDKRTADKATETLPVPERLVVPMAQNLGAPAKPVVQKGETVKRGQRIGEADGFISASVHAPTSGTVTGIESVIDAATGRTVQAVAIEPDGRDAWAEGCDEPRDWSRL